A single Brevundimonas sp. M20 DNA region contains:
- a CDS encoding glutathione peroxidase, translating to MTSVYDFTATGIDGTEVPLSRFAGKALLIVNVASRCGYTPQYAGLEALSRELAGRPFAVLGFPCNQFGAQEPGRADEIASFCSTTYGVDFPMFDKIEVNGPNRHPLFDWLTRQKKGLLGSRNVKWNFTKFLTDREGRVVARYAPQVEPRAIKADIEKLI from the coding sequence GGTTCCGTTGTCCCGGTTCGCGGGGAAGGCCCTGCTGATCGTCAACGTCGCCTCGCGCTGCGGCTACACCCCGCAATACGCCGGGCTCGAGGCCTTGTCCCGCGAACTGGCCGGCCGGCCCTTCGCGGTGCTGGGGTTTCCCTGCAACCAGTTCGGGGCGCAGGAGCCGGGGAGGGCGGATGAAATCGCCAGCTTCTGTTCCACGACCTACGGCGTCGATTTTCCGATGTTCGACAAGATCGAGGTCAACGGTCCTAACCGGCACCCACTCTTCGACTGGTTGACCCGCCAGAAGAAGGGCCTGCTGGGCTCGCGTAATGTGAAGTGGAACTTCACCAAATTCCTGACCGACCGGGAGGGCAGGGTGGTCGCCCGCTACGCGCCCCAGGTCGAACCCCGGGCCATCAAGGCCGACATTGAGAAGTTGATCTGA
- the lpdA gene encoding dihydrolipoyl dehydrogenase, with translation MAAEFDLVIIGSGPGGYVAAIRASQLGQKVAIVERESLGGICLNWGCIPTKALLKSGEKYESLSHLKEYGLSATGASFDFDAIIQRSRGVAATMNKGVAFLMKKHKVEVIEGTAKLEKAAGTPKVVVALKAGGSRTVEAKNVMLAVGARARALPQIGLEADGDKIWAYRDALAPKKLPKTFVVIGSGAIGLEFASFYRALGSEVTVVEAVDRIMPVEDEEISKAAQRALEKRGIKFRVGAKVTKVSKAASGVKVDVEIGGKAEALEAEVCISAVGITANTDGIGLEALGVELDRGHIKIDSHCQTNVKGVFAIGDCAGAPWLAHKASHEGIHAAEYIAGFKTPNVVSPIAGCTYTQPQVASVGVTEQAARAEKREVKVGRFPFKVNGKAVAAGETEGFVKTIFDAKTGALIGAHMIGHEVTEMIQGYVTAITMEATEEDMHGIVYPHPTMSEAMHEAQLDAYGRMLHM, from the coding sequence ATGGCTGCTGAATTCGATCTCGTCATCATCGGTTCGGGCCCGGGCGGCTACGTCGCCGCCATCCGCGCCTCGCAACTGGGCCAGAAGGTCGCCATCGTCGAGCGCGAGTCGCTGGGCGGCATCTGCCTGAACTGGGGTTGTATCCCGACCAAGGCCCTGCTGAAGTCCGGTGAGAAGTACGAGAGCCTGTCGCACCTGAAGGAATACGGCCTGTCGGCGACCGGTGCGTCGTTCGACTTCGACGCCATCATCCAGCGCTCGCGCGGCGTCGCGGCGACGATGAACAAGGGCGTCGCCTTCCTGATGAAGAAGCACAAGGTCGAGGTGATCGAGGGCACGGCCAAGCTGGAGAAGGCCGCAGGAACGCCGAAGGTCGTCGTGGCCCTGAAGGCCGGCGGTTCGCGCACCGTCGAGGCGAAGAACGTCATGCTGGCCGTCGGCGCCCGCGCCCGCGCCTTGCCGCAGATCGGTCTGGAAGCTGATGGCGACAAGATCTGGGCCTATCGCGACGCCCTGGCGCCGAAGAAACTGCCCAAGACCTTCGTGGTCATCGGCTCGGGCGCCATTGGTCTGGAATTCGCCAGCTTCTACCGTGCCTTGGGCTCGGAAGTTACGGTTGTGGAAGCGGTTGACCGCATCATGCCGGTCGAGGACGAGGAGATCTCCAAGGCCGCCCAACGGGCGCTGGAGAAGCGCGGTATCAAATTCCGCGTCGGCGCCAAGGTGACCAAGGTTTCCAAAGCCGCCTCGGGTGTGAAGGTCGATGTCGAGATCGGCGGCAAGGCCGAGGCGCTTGAAGCCGAGGTCTGCATCTCGGCTGTGGGCATCACCGCCAATACGGACGGCATCGGTCTGGAGGCCCTGGGCGTCGAACTGGACCGCGGCCACATCAAGATCGACAGCCACTGCCAGACCAATGTGAAGGGCGTTTTCGCCATCGGCGACTGCGCCGGCGCGCCCTGGCTGGCGCACAAGGCCTCGCACGAGGGCATCCACGCCGCCGAATACATCGCCGGTTTCAAGACTCCGAACGTCGTCTCGCCGATCGCGGGCTGCACCTACACCCAGCCGCAGGTCGCCTCTGTCGGCGTGACCGAGCAGGCTGCCCGCGCCGAGAAGCGGGAGGTCAAGGTCGGCCGCTTCCCGTTCAAGGTGAACGGCAAGGCCGTGGCCGCCGGCGAGACCGAGGGCTTCGTGAAGACCATCTTCGATGCGAAGACCGGCGCCCTGATCGGCGCCCACATGATCGGTCACGAAGTCACCGAGATGATCCAGGGCTACGTCACCGCCATCACCATGGAAGCGACGGAAGAGGACATGCACGGCATCGTTTATCCGCACCCGACCATGTCGGAGGCCATGCATGAGGCCCAGCTCGACGCCTACGGCCGCATGCTGCACATGTGA
- a CDS encoding DUF3606 domain-containing protein has protein sequence MAGLKDKRGFIDKDRIDLSERQSVEYWMKRWGVTRDQITTAHRKVGRMTRDIAAELGKKR, from the coding sequence ATGGCGGGTCTGAAAGACAAGCGCGGCTTTATCGACAAGGACCGGATCGACCTGTCCGAGCGACAGTCCGTCGAATACTGGATGAAGCGCTGGGGCGTCACTCGTGACCAGATCACCACGGCCCACCGCAAGGTCGGCCGGATGACCAGGGACATCGCGGCGGAGCTGGGGAAGAAGCGCTGA